A genomic segment from Nitrospira sp. encodes:
- a CDS encoding DEAD/DEAH box helicase domain protein, translated as MTTEELEQLLLQQPVSLLHRLARGRISRHFRSGKRKLVEQLLRATPENRPGLESDLTALIEDQSRRRPAPTEKLPPPPAQPPRASTHGAPRPHKAEEQGHHHEPPVSLHEWLSGIGVPPAQPFVPDAWQVDALAHLAETDVVVSVPTGSGKTYVAIEAATRAMRENRTVIYTSPLKALSNTKFAEFSRLFGPGQVGILTGDRRENAQAPLLIMTTEILRNLLYDAAGGEIDIRLDTLGLVIMDESQYLADPERGVVWEETLIFCPSQARLLLLSASIGNPQDIADWLTAIRPTPCTLIRHTKRSVPLRAGYLHPNEKLTPLFRTAGIPYGQPHLLHPEAKRLFAEYEEETGPSRSR; from the coding sequence GTGACGACCGAGGAACTCGAGCAACTGTTACTCCAACAACCGGTTTCCCTCCTGCATCGGTTGGCCCGAGGGCGGATCAGCCGCCACTTCCGCTCCGGCAAACGCAAGCTCGTCGAACAGCTCTTGCGTGCAACGCCGGAGAATCGCCCGGGCCTGGAATCCGACCTGACCGCCCTTATCGAAGATCAGTCGCGCCGCCGGCCGGCACCGACCGAAAAACTTCCCCCGCCTCCGGCGCAACCGCCAAGAGCATCTACCCACGGTGCGCCGCGCCCTCATAAAGCCGAGGAACAGGGCCATCACCACGAACCGCCCGTCTCGCTCCACGAATGGCTGTCAGGGATCGGCGTGCCTCCGGCGCAACCATTCGTGCCGGACGCCTGGCAGGTGGACGCCCTCGCGCACCTCGCCGAGACCGACGTCGTCGTGAGCGTGCCGACGGGAAGCGGAAAGACCTATGTGGCCATCGAGGCCGCGACGCGCGCCATGCGCGAGAACCGCACCGTCATTTACACGTCACCACTGAAGGCGCTCTCGAATACGAAATTTGCGGAATTCTCGCGCCTGTTCGGGCCTGGACAGGTGGGAATCCTCACCGGCGACCGCCGCGAAAACGCCCAGGCGCCCCTGCTCATCATGACGACGGAAATTTTACGGAATCTGCTCTACGACGCGGCCGGAGGGGAGATCGACATTCGCCTGGACACGTTGGGGCTGGTGATCATGGACGAATCGCAGTACTTGGCAGATCCGGAACGAGGCGTGGTGTGGGAGGAGACTTTGATCTTCTGTCCGTCGCAAGCCCGGCTGCTGCTCCTGTCCGCCTCCATCGGCAATCCGCAGGATATCGCCGACTGGTTGACCGCCATCCGTCCTACGCCCTGCACTCTCATCCGCCATACGAAGCGTTCCGTACCGCTTCGCGCCGGTTACCTTCACCCGAACGAAAAATTGACGCCGCTGTTTCGCACCGCCGGCATTCCCTATGGCCAGCCCCACCTGCTTCACCCCGAAGCCAAGCGGCTCTTTGCCGAGTACGAGGAAGAAACCGGACCTTCCCGCTCGCGCTGA